Below is a genomic region from Eupeodes corollae chromosome 1, idEupCoro1.1, whole genome shotgun sequence.
accttgttaacttcccataggaagttattgtaatgggtctgatttgtcaaattgaaaattttgacatttctcgacgtttcaaggtccctagaatcgaaacaaattttttttagaaagatgtctgtgcgtgcgtgtgtagtgtacgtacgttcgtacgtccgtacgttcgtaatgtttttttcgtcttccatagctcaagaaccagcgCTTCtggtttttaccatagcagtttgaaaaaaatttgaaaactttggttaaccctaaatatcttacgaaccaaaaacgctatagacttgaaataaattgtatataatatattgtaatgtgatgtcaaagaaatatattttttgaaaaaaatccatttaacgtttttttttataaatcaataaaaatgaaaaaaatttcacctccaaaattgtacgactaaaatatgatttcatctcaaaacataatgtttttgacatttgataaaattttgagaaaaatcggatcgacagttttttttttattaaaaattaaaatctaaaaaaaacattactaaaagttggtgaaaattgaacattgattcagatatttttttcaaaaacttgaaatttattcttcaacccaattttatcttataagaaatactgttttcaatattctgaaaaatgttgagaaaaatcgaattgacagttttttttacaaaaaataaaaacccacgcaattttcttaagagcactttctgcatctttctgccttattatctgtataacagtCTTCcaaatctcaagaaccagaagcgctggttcttgagctatggaagacgaaaaaacatcccgaacgtaaggacgtacgaacgtacgtacactacacacgcacgcacagacatctttctaaaaatcttttatttcaactctagggagcatcaaaattattaattttacaaatcggaccctttACAATTACTTTCTACgtgaagttaataaacaaaattggttaaaactgatttttgactCATTTATCTAGAAAATACATTTCTTCaaatagaaatatttgttttacaaatattaaatataaaaaaatggtgATACAAATCGGTTTTGATTTTGATCTCGATAACataaacagatattgaaatcaaactaataCGCACATGCAAGGTATTgctaaattttagttatttaaaaaaattagcaattaacaacttttttgaaaaaaaaacaataacctaAGTTAAAAGTatgttcaaaatcaatttagtaAGGTTCTAAgtgattgaaataaatttgcagCTAAATTTGATCTTCTTTGCTATAGATTGGATATCCAAAACTAATCTAgagttatttattaaaaaaattgtatttaatcaaataaataaactttagataTGCAGCTTCACAAATATATAGCTtctaacaaacattttgaatatacaCAAGTAAAATCTTTGTTTCAATATGTTGAAGCACATTGATAGATTTTCGGGAATCTGTGAAACATGCATAAcctttacaaacaaacaaatatctcTGCGATTTTAAATTAGCATTTTAAAGATCACATTGTTAAAATATTGAACTATACTAACAATCTGGTTGGgttcttaaaattattacaaattaatttaaaaaaatagtttccttttaataaataaattttaatttcacatGAACCactgacaatttttaaaactagtaTCTCAACGTCATTGGCACAGTTCGATTTTCACCATGCGTTAGCTAATAATTCCAAACACGGTAACCTTCCTACCCTTGTacgaaattaaatgattttaccAAAGCAGGAAGTGTtccaaagtaaatttaattatcCGTCAGTCAGTTACATGCTCTTCGATTTCTTTAGTCTAAGTCCAGTGTCTCAGCAACTATGTCCTTCATATTCAAGTAAAATAATTCTcacattacattttaaatttgttgaatacaaaaatacatttgtacATATTGACTAGAGCCTCAAATAGAAAATGTACATATTAAGCCAGTTGTATGCAATTTTTGAGGTGTTCGTTGGATTTATCAATTACACCATTCcttgactttttaaatttttgttctcgAGCTTCAATCATAACATCATGGAAACTAAGGTATACGACGTAATAGGAATGACTTCACTTTAATAATAACTCGAATACATGTATGCGCACAAAAACATGAAttagctaaaataaaatttaaagcaaaattttttgacattcagcCTTCGTGAATTTATTAATCTAtaatacacatttaaaaaataataatcaactgAACACTTTATgcctatcatcatcatcatcatcatatcgcTACTCACATAATCACATAATCCACGATAAATCCTAATcagtattgtatttttgttttattgatgttCTTGAAAATTAATCTTGTTTCTTTTGTCCATTAATTACATTAATcgatagttaattttttaaatgatccgTCGATACCGAAAATACTATTATAATCGATTGCTTTTTCTGACTTTCGCAACTCCTCCGATACTCCGAAATTGACATTCTCTTTGAAATAATCCCGATAACTGAAGAATAGCTTTTCCATTGAGGCTATGATTTCGGGAATACTTCCATTTTCTCCACCATATTCGACGGGAAGATACTTTTTGGGAATGTGTTCGTGTAGTGTTTCAGTTCCTGTGGCGTGCAAATGAAtctatagaagaaaaaaatatagtttgaaATCCTTTCTTAAAGCACAGAAGGAGTTATCTGAGACTTACCCTCTTAGTAGCCTTTTCTGGGAAGAAAGATTTGATTCCCCTAAATCCAGCTTCAAATGGCGGTGGAACGTTGATGAAATGAGTACCTCTTTGTCTCATCGGGCTTGCTTCGTCGGCAAAAACAGAGAGTTTTCGCAACAAACTTGGATGCAGTTGGAAAAGGTGATTTGCTCCGACGTCTTGCATGTCCATTACCTCCACATAGCCGTTAATGACTGCATTGTCGTCTTCGAGCATCACAATCTCCCCGAACATGACACCAAGTCGGATAACGTCGGCAAACTTATATTTATCAGTGTCGTAGATTGTGGTACGAACTAAATTGATGCAAGGTCCTTCATCGCCTTCAAGACGTGGGAGTCTCAACATCACTCttagaaacaaaatacaaaagtcAGAAATCGAAAATCGCCTTAGGTGCAATGGATCTTATTCTTACCCCATTCTAATGATATCCAACAAAATTTGGTCATCGACGAAGCGATTATTAAAGACTTCAGGTATTCCAGCTTGAAGAGTGTAGTACTTGTCCAGTTTGTGTTTGGCCTTCTCCGTGTTGAACTTGCATCCTCTCAGAAATGCAACCAAAAATTGATCTGAGGTTCTCGATCGCAGATGTGGTTGCTTCTCAATCCAGTCCCTTAGAGCTTGAATGTCATCCTGAAGACGTTCTGGCACCTCATTCAGCTCCGAGATTGCACGCTCTTGTAGCTTCGGAATCAACGGTCTTAACTGTGCCATGTATGATTGCTTTCTGGTAATCTCGCAATAAAACTCAAAACCGATTAGAAAAAGTAGATTGTAGGCACTCTCGTTTATCCGCAACCAATACACCACAATTCTACTAAGCTACGAGCTTAACTACCTGACCTGGCGTCTTCTCTCCAACAACTGAAACAAATAAGCACCTTAAAATGCGTTAGAACGCtacaaataaaatgtcttcAATACGACGACGACCACCACCAACACCGACCGGACCGTCCACCCTTACCTGAGCTATACACAGCATAAATTGTACTCGAAATTAACTGCAAAAAGCCTCTGCAAACGTTAACGGTAGGGTGGGCATATCTTAAGGTTGGATTTTAATCTTGTGTGTCGTCAATTTGTTAagcttcttgattttttttcgccGTCAAATTTAGGGTGGGAAGCCATAGCCTTATGCCTAATCGAAGATATATTGTGGCTATAAAGCCAGATTAACGTGGTTTGGTTATACACGTAAGCGTTTTTCTGTGGCATTGTGAATTGTATCGGTATCGAAACTTGTTGCAGTCTTTTTATACATGCAACATGAATGAAGCATGTAtgatatgtatttattattatagagGTTAGTCGGTTAACTTTCGTACAGTGTATAGTGCAATCGTTTGTAGAATTGTAGCTATAGCGTGCTTATACCGTTGTACTAGAATCAATGCGaattagatagatttttattttgcacacGACAGTTCAGCTTAGTGATGTATAATTTAAATGTCTCATGTGAGAAAATTACAGGGATTATGGCGTTTGTTTTGAGTATATGCGgactttggttttgttttgacgattttgttacaaaaaaattgaagaaaaaaaatattttttagggaAACGTCGAATTTACAACACTTTTTACTTATgagtcaaaatacaaaattttaaaatatctaccTTAACATTTTAAACCGAAAGTGGGGTTCGAAAATATTGCGTTGCAAAGCTTTTATAGCGGAGTCAAtgtcaccatcttttcattaaataattaatagagTGTTGTGTTTTGTCATACATTCCAATATTCCATATGTCACTTTATTAACTGatgattaaatataaaatctctTAGTTCTACAATCTTTCCGTAGAAGTTTTAAAACCTTATACCTTCACTTTTGCTGAAAAGttataagtaattttaaaaatatttgaaatctaataatattttgtgcTAAATAATGGGTTTAAGCCATGAGTATGTACAGAAGTTTGGTACCCAAAGAAAGGTGacaaaattgtataataaaatagtttgatttcgaaattagtttttgttaatgatatttttagtcgaaaaccaatttttccaattttagtagcatttcttaaaagttttgatttcttaaaaaaaaaacaattttttaccaaatttatgaactattttttgtagattttattttttttttatggaaaaaaacgaactgtatttctgtaagcaaaattagtttgaagccaatatttttaattttaaaaaagatatttgagtcaaaaatgaatttttaccaacttgtgtttatttgttttcaggtttttaattttttataattaagctgggaattagatttttcacaaaatattactgaatgttgaaaacaatatttttcaaaagataaaattagttttaagtaaatatctcaaagttttgaaaagatatttaagtcaaaaaacaactttaccaacttttgttaatttttttgtcggaaaagaatttttacttacttttataaattttttcttttaggtttctattttttgtaaaaaaaactgtcaaatcgttttttttttcaaaattttttcaaatgttgaaaacaatatttcttataatataaagtaAGTTGGATGTCATAacctcaaattttcgaaaaggtatttaagtcaaaattcaaattttaccacctttgagtaatgttttttaggtttttattatttataaaaaaaactgtcagttcgatttttctcaaaattttaccagatgttgaatttgttattctttgttgcacaaaattgttttgcagatgaaatcaaattttattcgtaaaattttcgagttgacaaatatttttttttcagtttttttgatttataaaaacaaaccgttaattggatattttagtaaaaaaaaatcacgcaAATTTCTTGATatccctttctgcatatttctgcattattatcaatataaaaaaaaatgtatttgaaatcgatattccTTCTGATTCTTGAACTATTGAcgacagacatctttctaaaaatcttttatttcgactctaggga
It encodes:
- the LOC129943483 gene encoding alpha-tocopherol transfer protein-like, with the protein product MAQLRPLIPKLQERAISELNEVPERLQDDIQALRDWIEKQPHLRSRTSDQFLVAFLRGCKFNTEKAKHKLDKYYTLQAGIPEVFNNRFVDDQILLDIIRMGVMLRLPRLEGDEGPCINLVRTTIYDTDKYKFADVIRLGVMFGEIVMLEDDNAVINGYVEVMDMQDVGANHLFQLHPSLLRKLSVFADEASPMRQRGTHFINVPPPFEAGFRGIKSFFPEKATKRIHLHATGTETLHEHIPKKYLPVEYGGENGSIPEIIASMEKLFFSYRDYFKENVNFGVSEELRKSEKAIDYNSIFGIDGSFKKLTID